The window GCACTCCATGCTGGGCTGGACGGGACCGACAGGTCCGCTCGTGAGGCGATAGGAGACCATGCCACATGGAGCCTGGACGCAGCACGATCCACAGCCAGGCCTACAGCCAGGCCCACAGCAGGGTCCACATGGTCCACAAGATCCACAACTGGGTCCACAAGGTCCGCAGCAGGGCCCACAAGGTCCACAGCAGGGTCCACAAGGTCCACAAGGTCCACAGGGTCCACAAGGACCAGAGGATCCACAGGAACCACACGGTCCACAGGAACCACACGGTCCACAGGGACTACACGGTCCACAGGAACCACACGGTCCACAGGGACTACACGGACCACAGGGACCACACGGTCCACAGGGACCAGAGGATCCACACGGTCCACAGGGACCAGAGGATCCACACGGTCCACAACAGCCGCTGCTACAGGGATCACAGCAGGATTTGGAAGAGCCACAAGTCATGCCACAACCTCCGACAACT is drawn from Drosophila innubila isolate TH190305 unplaced genomic scaffold, UK_Dinn_1.0 137_U_U, whole genome shotgun sequence and contains these coding sequences:
- the LOC117793203 gene encoding keratin-associated protein 5-3-like, which codes for MCTLKCRVVGGCGMTCGSSKSCCDPCSSGCCGPCGSSGPCGPCGSSGPCGPCGPCGPCSPCGPCGSCGPCSPCGPCGSCGPCGSCGSSGPCGPCGPCGPCGPCCGPCGPCCGPCGPSCGSCGPCGPCCGPGCRPGCGSCCVQAPCGMVSYRLTSGPVGPVQPSMECCGCCNSGCSPPFYFVPNSCACCWEWGCFGPYY